One window from the genome of Pseudomonas sp. L5B5 encodes:
- a CDS encoding WD40/YVTN/BNR-like repeat-containing protein produces the protein MSEPVMGVVAGRPPVVRAVASLAAALSLLGVATLATPVLAAAAAADTVVYSIESPKAAKNLMLDVAHAGKRLVAVGDRGHILYSDDQGATWAQAKVPSRQLLTSVYFVDDKHGWAVGHDAQILASQDGGATWSKQFEDLKREAPLLDVWFKDTQTGYAVGAYGALLETTDGGQHWEDASDRLDNEDQFHLNAIAQVKDSGLFIVGEQGSMFRSADDGQTWERLEGPYEGSLFGVIGTGQPATLLVYGLRGNLYRSTDFGSTWEQVQLNAARGALEFGLSGATVLDDGSLVIVGNGGSVIRSTDQGQSFSVFNRADRISLSSVSGAGNGNLILAGQGGVRVAATTGAELGSK, from the coding sequence ATGAGTGAGCCTGTCATGGGTGTGGTTGCTGGCCGCCCGCCGGTGGTGCGTGCAGTCGCATCGTTGGCTGCAGCGCTCTCGCTGTTGGGTGTCGCGACACTGGCGACCCCGGTCCTGGCTGCTGCCGCTGCAGCAGATACTGTGGTCTATTCCATCGAATCGCCCAAGGCGGCGAAAAACCTGATGCTCGATGTGGCCCATGCCGGCAAGCGCCTGGTGGCGGTGGGGGATCGCGGGCATATCCTCTATTCCGACGACCAGGGCGCGACCTGGGCCCAGGCCAAGGTGCCTAGCCGGCAACTGCTGACTTCGGTGTATTTCGTCGATGACAAGCACGGCTGGGCCGTCGGCCACGATGCCCAGATCCTTGCCAGCCAGGACGGCGGCGCCACCTGGAGCAAACAGTTCGAGGACCTCAAGCGTGAGGCGCCGCTGCTGGACGTGTGGTTCAAGGACACCCAGACCGGTTATGCGGTAGGAGCCTATGGGGCCCTGCTGGAGACCACCGACGGTGGCCAGCACTGGGAAGACGCCAGCGATCGCCTGGACAATGAAGACCAGTTCCACCTCAACGCAATTGCCCAGGTCAAGGACTCCGGGCTGTTCATCGTGGGCGAGCAGGGCAGCATGTTCCGCTCTGCCGATGATGGGCAGACCTGGGAGCGTCTCGAAGGCCCTTACGAGGGTTCGCTGTTCGGCGTGATCGGTACCGGCCAGCCCGCGACCCTGCTGGTCTATGGCCTGCGCGGCAATCTCTATCGCTCCACGGACTTTGGCAGCACCTGGGAGCAGGTGCAGCTCAATGCTGCGCGTGGCGCACTGGAGTTCGGCTTGTCCGGGGCCACGGTGCTCGACGACGGTTCGCTGGTGATCGTCGGTAACGGTGGCAGCGTGATCCGCAGTACCGACCAGGGCCAGAGCTTCAGCGTGTTCAATCGTGCGGACCGGATCTCACTGTCGTCGGTGAGCGGTGCCGGCAACGGCAACCTGATCCTTGCCGGGCAGGGTGGTGTACGGGTCGCTGCGACAACGGGCGCTGAACTCGGCAGCAAGTAG
- a CDS encoding efflux RND transporter permease subunit gives MSSHHQDKANFLERLIFNNRPAVIFICLLVSVFLFWQATLIRPSTSFEKMIPLKHPFIERMMEHRNDLANLGNTVRISVEAKDGDIFTQEYMETLRQINDEVFYIPGVDRSGLKSLWSPSVRWTEVTEEGFAGGEVIPQSYNGSAASLDKLRNNVLKSGQVGRLVANDFKSSIVDIPLLESYPDPQDQGKLLALDYQKFSHQLEEKIRDKFEAQNPNVKIHIVGFAKKVGDLIDGLIMVVLFFGVAFVITLVLLYWFTWCIRSTIAVLVTTLVAVVWQLGLMHAIGFGLDPYSMLVPFLIFAIGISHGVQKINGIALQSSDADNALTAARRTFRQLFLPGMIAILADAVGFITLLIIDIGVIRELAIGASIGVAVIVFTNLILLPVAISYVGISKRAVERSKKDASREHPFWRLLSNFASPKVAPISIALALVAFGGGLWYSQNLKIGDLDQGAPELRPDSRYNKDNNFIISNYSTSSDVLVVMVKTAAEGCSRYEAMAPIDELMWKMQNTEGVQSAISLVTVSKQMIKGMNEGNLKWETLSRNPDVLNNSIARADGLYNNNCSLAPVLVFLNDHKAETLDRAVHAVQEFARENNHDGLEFILAAGNAGIEAATNEVIKTSELTILILVYICVAAMCMITFRSWAATLCIVLPLVLTSVLGNALMAFMGIGVKVATLPVVALGVGIGVDYGIYIYSRLESFLRAGLPLQEAYYQTLRSTGKAVLFTGLCLAIGVCTWIFSAIKFQADMGLMLTFMLLWNMFGALWLLPALARFLIRPEKLAGQKGNSLFAH, from the coding sequence ATGAGCAGTCATCACCAGGACAAGGCGAACTTTCTCGAGCGCCTGATTTTCAACAACCGCCCGGCAGTGATCTTCATCTGCTTGCTGGTCAGCGTCTTCCTGTTCTGGCAGGCGACCCTGATCCGGCCATCCACCAGTTTCGAAAAGATGATCCCGCTCAAGCACCCGTTCATCGAGCGGATGATGGAGCACCGCAATGACCTGGCCAACCTGGGCAACACCGTGCGGATCTCGGTGGAGGCCAAGGACGGCGATATCTTCACCCAGGAATACATGGAGACCCTCAGGCAGATCAACGACGAGGTGTTCTACATCCCGGGCGTCGACCGCTCCGGGCTCAAGTCCCTGTGGAGCCCCAGCGTGCGCTGGACCGAGGTCACCGAGGAAGGCTTCGCCGGCGGCGAAGTGATCCCGCAGAGCTACAACGGCTCGGCCGCGAGCCTCGACAAGCTGCGCAACAACGTGCTCAAGTCCGGCCAGGTCGGGCGCCTGGTAGCCAACGATTTCAAGTCCAGCATCGTCGACATCCCCTTGCTGGAGTCCTACCCGGACCCGCAGGACCAGGGCAAGCTGCTGGCCCTGGACTACCAGAAGTTTTCCCACCAGCTGGAAGAGAAGATCCGCGACAAGTTCGAGGCGCAGAACCCCAATGTGAAGATCCACATCGTCGGTTTCGCCAAGAAGGTCGGCGACCTGATCGATGGCCTGATCATGGTGGTGCTGTTCTTTGGCGTGGCCTTCGTCATCACCCTGGTGCTGCTGTACTGGTTCACCTGGTGCATCCGCAGCACCATCGCCGTGCTGGTCACCACCCTGGTGGCGGTGGTCTGGCAACTGGGGCTGATGCACGCCATCGGTTTTGGCCTGGACCCGTACTCGATGCTGGTGCCGTTCCTGATCTTCGCCATCGGCATTTCCCATGGCGTGCAGAAGATCAACGGCATCGCCCTGCAGTCCAGTGATGCCGACAACGCGCTGACCGCGGCGCGACGCACCTTCCGCCAGCTGTTCCTGCCGGGCATGATCGCGATCCTGGCCGATGCCGTGGGTTTCATAACGCTGTTGATCATCGATATCGGAGTGATCCGCGAACTGGCCATCGGCGCTTCCATCGGCGTGGCGGTGATCGTGTTCACCAACCTGATCCTGCTACCGGTGGCGATTTCCTATGTCGGTATCAGCAAGCGCGCGGTCGAGCGCAGCAAGAAGGACGCCAGCCGCGAGCATCCGTTCTGGCGCCTGCTGTCCAACTTTGCCAGCCCTAAGGTGGCTCCTATCTCTATCGCCCTGGCCTTGGTGGCCTTTGGCGGTGGCCTCTGGTACAGCCAGAACCTGAAGATCGGCGACCTTGACCAGGGCGCTCCGGAGCTGCGTCCCGACTCGCGTTACAACAAGGACAACAACTTCATCATCAGCAACTACTCCACCAGTTCCGATGTGCTGGTGGTAATGGTCAAGACCGCTGCCGAAGGCTGCTCGCGCTACGAAGCCATGGCCCCGATCGACGAGCTGATGTGGAAGATGCAGAACACCGAGGGCGTGCAGTCGGCGATTTCCCTGGTGACTGTGTCCAAGCAGATGATCAAGGGCATGAACGAGGGCAACCTGAAATGGGAAACCCTGTCACGCAACCCTGATGTGCTGAACAACTCCATCGCCCGCGCCGATGGCCTCTACAACAACAACTGCTCCCTGGCGCCGGTGCTGGTGTTCCTCAACGACCACAAGGCCGAGACCCTCGATCGCGCGGTGCATGCGGTGCAGGAGTTCGCCAGGGAAAACAACCACGATGGCCTGGAGTTCATCCTCGCCGCAGGTAACGCCGGGATCGAGGCGGCCACCAACGAGGTGATCAAGACTTCGGAACTGACCATCCTGATCCTGGTGTACATCTGCGTGGCGGCCATGTGCATGATCACCTTCCGTTCCTGGGCGGCGACCTTGTGCATCGTTCTGCCGCTGGTGCTGACCTCGGTACTGGGCAACGCACTGATGGCCTTCATGGGCATTGGCGTCAAGGTGGCCACGCTGCCGGTGGTGGCGTTGGGGGTGGGTATCGGCGTGGACTACGGTATCTACATCTACAGTCGCCTGGAGAGTTTCCTGCGCGCCGGCTTGCCATTGCAGGAGGCCTACTACCAGACCCTGCGTTCCACCGGCAAGGCGGTGCTGTTCACCGGTTTGTGCCTGGCGATCGGTGTGTGCACGTGGATCTTCTCGGCCATCAAGTTCCAGGCCGACATGGGCCTGATGCTGACCTTCATGCTGTTGTGGAACATGTTCGGCGCGTTGTGGCTCCTGCCGGCGCTGGCACGATTCCTGATCCGTCCCGAAAAGCTGGCAGGGCAGAAGGGCAACTCGCTGTTCGCCCACTGA
- a CDS encoding DUF5629 family protein — protein MTAATDTLLNALQACDMLEIDGLHAFDFSLDDQQLLIECMDGRAAKRWSFTLAQVQAATFDPQLQSWVLQGDGGEHRLVCMSAFSARDEEEDDHEDA, from the coding sequence ATGACCGCTGCTACCGACACCTTGCTCAACGCCCTCCAGGCCTGCGACATGCTGGAAATCGACGGCCTGCATGCCTTCGATTTCAGCCTCGACGACCAGCAGTTGCTGATCGAATGCATGGACGGGCGCGCCGCCAAGCGCTGGAGTTTCACCCTGGCCCAGGTGCAGGCCGCGACTTTCGATCCGCAATTGCAGAGCTGGGTCCTGCAAGGGGACGGCGGCGAGCACCGCCTGGTGTGCATGAGCGCGTTCAGTGCCCGTGACGAAGAGGAAGATGACCATGAAGATGCGTAA
- a CDS encoding lactonase family protein, whose translation MKMRNVWPLLIAGSVGAMAVQAAPVETQELLVGSYTQGQSQGLYRLRFNERTGQIDSKPLQVVKSSNPSWLTLSKDQKFVFAVNENSPGQADPIGRVSSYSLAPKTRQLNLINQVQSQGNEPTHSSLSADGSYLFVSNYSVDVDPGGSLAVVPVSADGHLSPVVQLSSHPASRVDPERQQSAHVHSSVSSPDGKFLFANDLGADKIFVYHYDPKANPEHPLRAADPAFVQLPPGSGPRHLLFSADGKHAYLTLEMSAQVAVFDYQDGKLTQRQILDLAANAGKEKKAAGALHASKDGQYLYVSNRGTANQLLVFAIDPANGQLKEIQRRSVEGDHPREFSLDPSNRYVLIGNQKSNQIVVIERDAKTGFLGKTVQKLPFDAPSDIKFLVRQ comes from the coding sequence ATGAAGATGCGTAATGTCTGGCCGCTGCTGATTGCCGGCAGCGTCGGTGCCATGGCGGTGCAGGCCGCGCCCGTGGAGACCCAGGAACTGCTGGTGGGGTCCTACACCCAGGGCCAGAGCCAGGGGTTGTACCGCCTGCGTTTCAACGAGCGCACCGGGCAGATCGATTCCAAGCCGCTGCAGGTGGTCAAGAGCTCCAACCCGTCCTGGCTGACCCTGTCCAAGGATCAGAAGTTCGTCTTTGCGGTGAACGAGAATAGCCCGGGGCAGGCCGACCCCATCGGCCGGGTCAGCAGCTATAGCCTGGCCCCCAAGACCCGCCAGCTGAACCTGATCAACCAGGTGCAGAGCCAGGGCAACGAGCCGACCCACTCCAGCCTGAGCGCCGATGGCAGCTACCTGTTCGTCAGCAACTATTCGGTGGATGTGGACCCGGGCGGCAGCCTGGCAGTGGTTCCGGTCAGCGCCGATGGCCATCTTTCGCCCGTGGTGCAACTGAGCAGCCATCCGGCCAGCCGGGTCGATCCGGAGCGCCAACAGTCGGCCCACGTGCATTCCTCGGTGTCGTCGCCGGACGGCAAGTTCCTGTTCGCCAACGACCTGGGGGCGGACAAGATCTTCGTCTACCACTACGACCCCAAGGCCAATCCGGAACATCCGCTGCGTGCAGCCGACCCGGCCTTCGTCCAGTTGCCACCGGGCAGCGGGCCGCGTCACTTGCTGTTCAGCGCTGATGGCAAGCATGCCTACCTGACCCTGGAAATGAGCGCCCAGGTGGCGGTGTTCGATTACCAGGACGGCAAGCTGACTCAACGCCAGATCCTCGACCTGGCGGCCAACGCCGGCAAGGAGAAGAAGGCCGCCGGGGCCCTGCATGCCTCCAAGGATGGCCAGTACCTGTACGTGAGCAATCGTGGCACCGCCAACCAGTTGCTGGTGTTCGCCATCGACCCGGCCAACGGCCAGCTCAAGGAAATCCAGCGCCGCTCCGTGGAGGGTGACCATCCACGGGAGTTCAGCCTCGACCCGAGCAATCGTTACGTGTTGATCGGCAACCAGAAGAGCAACCAGATCGTGGTGATCGAGCGTGACGCCAAGACCGGTTTCCTGGGCAAGACCGTGCAGAAACTGCCGTTCGATGCGCCGAGCGATATCAAGTTCCTGGTGCGTCAATAA
- a CDS encoding aspartate/glutamate racemase family protein → MRTIGLIGGMSWESSAEYYRLINQQVRDHLGALRSARLLMYSVDFGPVEQAQHAGDWDAAAAILVDAARRLEAGGAECLVLCTNTMHKVAAPIQAATVLPFLHIADPTAQAALAAGHLKVGLLGTAFTMEQDFLKQRLVDQGLQVLVPDAEERQAVHRIIYEELCVGIIRDDSRRLYQRVIQSLKARGAQAVILGCTEIGLLLKPEHSPVPLLDTTVLHAQAAVAFALG, encoded by the coding sequence ATGCGCACCATCGGCCTGATCGGCGGCATGAGCTGGGAATCCAGCGCCGAATACTATCGCCTGATCAACCAGCAGGTTCGTGACCACCTGGGCGCCCTGCGTTCGGCCCGGTTGCTAATGTACAGCGTCGACTTCGGGCCTGTCGAACAGGCCCAGCACGCCGGCGACTGGGACGCGGCAGCGGCGATCCTGGTGGATGCCGCCCGGCGCCTGGAGGCCGGCGGCGCCGAATGCCTGGTGCTCTGCACCAACACCATGCACAAGGTGGCCGCACCGATCCAGGCGGCGACGGTCCTGCCCTTCCTGCACATTGCCGACCCCACTGCCCAGGCGGCATTGGCAGCAGGCCACCTGAAGGTCGGCTTGCTGGGCACCGCCTTCACCATGGAACAGGATTTTCTCAAGCAACGCCTGGTCGACCAGGGCCTGCAAGTGCTGGTTCCGGATGCCGAGGAACGCCAGGCGGTGCATCGCATCATCTATGAGGAGTTGTGCGTGGGGATTATTCGCGACGATTCACGCCGGCTGTACCAGCGCGTCATCCAGTCGCTTAAGGCCCGTGGCGCGCAGGCGGTGATCCTGGGCTGCACCGAAATCGGCCTGCTGCTAAAACCCGAGCACAGTCCAGTACCCCTGCTCGACACCACGGTGCTGCACGCCCAGGCGGCGGTGGCGTTCGCCCTGGGCTGA
- a CDS encoding helix-turn-helix domain-containing protein, producing the protein MPQLFEHRLLGGRLVLQLLPAAAYSARDPVQWQTLGVALERQRGVHAIDSDRREDFDTWPGTLALTPKGIEVFSESGEGGEYLLARWQDSLAPLACQRRLQSLGHAQALALGREARRLLLAPQTDELALEQCALAFIGLPWGPATTPPAGDLGRVLQQMADEYARPLSLMQLAATYGHHELRLLRDFRRAVGMTPHAWLTEIRLQAARRLLEHSDLALAVIALECGFAHQSHLGSALRKHLGLTPREYRQRFQRRGR; encoded by the coding sequence ATGCCCCAATTGTTCGAACATCGCTTGCTGGGCGGGCGATTGGTGCTGCAATTGCTGCCCGCCGCAGCCTACAGCGCTCGCGACCCGGTGCAGTGGCAAACCCTGGGGGTGGCCCTGGAGCGTCAGCGCGGCGTGCATGCCATCGACTCCGACCGGCGCGAGGATTTCGACACCTGGCCCGGAACCCTGGCCCTGACGCCCAAGGGTATCGAGGTGTTTTCCGAATCTGGCGAAGGTGGCGAGTACCTGCTCGCCCGTTGGCAGGACTCATTGGCGCCACTGGCCTGCCAGCGTCGCCTGCAAAGCCTGGGGCATGCCCAGGCCCTGGCCCTGGGAAGGGAAGCCCGGCGGTTGCTGCTGGCCCCGCAGACCGACGAGTTGGCCCTGGAGCAATGTGCCCTGGCCTTTATCGGTTTGCCCTGGGGGCCGGCCACCACACCGCCCGCCGGGGATCTGGGGCGGGTGCTGCAACAGATGGCCGATGAATACGCCAGGCCGTTGTCCCTGATGCAACTGGCCGCGACCTATGGCCATCACGAATTGCGCTTGCTGCGCGATTTTCGTCGCGCCGTGGGCATGACTCCCCATGCCTGGCTCACCGAGATCCGCCTGCAGGCCGCCCGGCGTCTGCTGGAACACAGCGACCTGGCCCTGGCCGTCATCGCCCTGGAGTGCGGTTTTGCCCACCAGTCGCACCTGGGGAGTGCCTTGCGCAAGCATCTGGGGCTGACCCCGCGTGAATATCGCCAAAGGTTCCAGCGGCGCGGGCGGTGA
- a CDS encoding cbb3-type cytochrome c oxidase subunit 3 gives MDILFNLLGVVFLYLCIEYCLRHQSAKSLDEASLIPFADDPEVARRVEAATGKKVNAVAPEEAKPGWINLEM, from the coding sequence ATGGACATTCTGTTCAACCTGCTGGGGGTGGTGTTTCTCTACCTCTGCATCGAGTACTGCCTACGTCATCAAAGCGCCAAGAGCCTGGACGAGGCCAGCCTGATCCCCTTTGCCGACGATCCGGAAGTCGCGCGCCGGGTGGAAGCCGCCACCGGCAAGAAAGTCAATGCCGTGGCCCCGGAGGAAGCCAAGCCGGGGTGGATCAACCTGGAGATGTAG
- the ccoN gene encoding cytochrome-c oxidase, cbb3-type subunit I, producing the protein MNSATIGQAYNYKVVRQFVVATVVWGVIGMAMGVWIASQLVWPELNLDLPWTTFGRLRPLHTSLVIFGFAGSAQFAASYYAVQRTCQVRLYSDTLAAFTFWGWQSVIVIMLVTLPLGYTTTKEYAEIEFAGAVWMAVVWVVYGIVFFTTVVQRKSQHIYVGNWFFGAFILVIAMLHVVNHLSIPVDWFKSYPVYSGATDAMVQWWYGHNAVGFFLTTGFLGMMYYFVPKQVGRPVYSYRLSIVHFWALITLYIWAGPHHLHYTALPDWAQSLGMAMSLILLAPSWGGMINGMMTLSGAWHKLRTDPILRFLVLSLAFYGMSTFEGPMMAIKTVNALSHYTDWTIGHVHAGALGWVAMITFGAIYHMVPKVFGREQMHSVPLINLHFWLATIGTVLYIASMWVNGITQGLMWRAVNEDGTLTYSFVEGLVASHPGFVVRFAGGVFFLSGMLLMAYNTWRTVRVADTRLALSEARIA; encoded by the coding sequence ATGAACTCAGCAACAATCGGACAGGCCTACAACTACAAGGTGGTTCGCCAATTCGTCGTCGCAACAGTGGTATGGGGTGTGATCGGCATGGCCATGGGGGTGTGGATCGCCTCGCAACTGGTGTGGCCGGAACTGAACCTCGACCTGCCCTGGACCACCTTCGGCCGCCTGCGGCCGCTGCACACCAGCCTGGTGATCTTCGGTTTCGCCGGCAGCGCACAGTTCGCCGCTAGCTACTACGCGGTCCAGCGCACCTGCCAGGTACGGCTGTACTCCGACACCCTGGCCGCCTTCACCTTCTGGGGCTGGCAATCGGTGATCGTGATCATGCTGGTCACCCTGCCCCTGGGCTACACCACCACCAAGGAATACGCCGAGATCGAATTCGCCGGCGCGGTGTGGATGGCGGTGGTCTGGGTGGTCTACGGGATCGTGTTCTTCACCACCGTGGTGCAGCGCAAGAGCCAGCACATCTATGTCGGCAACTGGTTCTTCGGCGCCTTCATCCTGGTGATCGCCATGCTCCACGTGGTCAACCACCTGTCGATCCCGGTGGACTGGTTCAAGTCCTACCCGGTGTATTCCGGAGCCACCGATGCCATGGTCCAGTGGTGGTACGGCCACAACGCCGTGGGCTTCTTCCTGACTACCGGTTTCCTGGGGATGATGTACTACTTCGTGCCCAAGCAAGTGGGACGCCCGGTCTACTCCTATCGCCTGTCCATCGTGCACTTCTGGGCGCTGATCACCCTGTACATCTGGGCCGGCCCGCACCACCTTCACTACACCGCACTGCCGGACTGGGCGCAGTCGCTGGGCATGGCCATGTCGCTGATCCTCCTGGCGCCAAGCTGGGGCGGCATGATCAACGGCATGATGACGCTCTCGGGTGCCTGGCATAAATTGCGCACCGACCCGATCCTGCGCTTCCTGGTGCTGTCCCTGGCGTTCTACGGCATGTCGACCTTCGAAGGCCCGATGATGGCGATCAAGACCGTCAACGCCCTATCCCACTACACCGACTGGACAATCGGCCACGTGCATGCCGGCGCTCTGGGCTGGGTGGCCATGATCACCTTCGGCGCCATCTACCACATGGTGCCCAAGGTTTTTGGCCGCGAGCAGATGCACAGCGTGCCGTTGATCAACCTGCACTTCTGGCTGGCTACCATCGGCACCGTGCTGTACATCGCCTCGATGTGGGTCAACGGCATCACCCAGGGCCTGATGTGGCGTGCAGTCAACGAGGACGGCACCCTCACCTACTCCTTCGTCGAGGGCCTGGTGGCCAGTCATCCAGGCTTCGTGGTGCGTTTCGCTGGTGGCGTGTTCTTCCTCAGCGGCATGCTGCTGATGGCCTACAACACCTGGCGCACCGTGCGCGTGGCTGATACCCGGCTGGCGCTGAGTGAAGCCCGGATCGCCTGA
- a CDS encoding nitrite/sulfite reductase, whose product MYQYDDYDRALVFERVAQFRDQVERFMEGQLSEEEFLPLRLQNGLYLQRHAYMLRVAIPYGTLSARQMRTLAGIARDYDRGYGHFTTRQNLQFNWIELAQVPDILERLAAVEMHAIQTSGNCVRNITTEAFAGVAADELLDPRPLAEILRQWSTINPEFLFLPRKFKIAICSAEQDRAAIMMHDIGLYLYRADDGQMLLRVMVGGGLGRTPILSQQIREGLPWQHLLSYVEAVLRVYNRYGRRDNKYKARIKILVKALGIEAFAREVEEEWQHLKDGPAQLTEAEYGRVASAFVPPRYEHLGDACLEYGSRLAEEPAFARWVAHNVQPHKVPGYASVVLSTKPGMAAPPGDVTALQMEAVAEWSECFGFGEIRIAHEQNIVLPDVPKSQLHELWQLACDKGLGTANAGLLTDIIACPGGDFCALANARSIPIAQAIQQRFDDLDYVHDLGGISLNISGCMNACGHHHIGNIGILGVDKNGQEWFQVTLGGAQGRDSALGKVIGPSFSAGEIPQVIEHIIGTFVRYRESDEPFLDTLHRIGLEPFKERVYPKAEELSA is encoded by the coding sequence ATGTATCAGTACGACGACTATGACCGGGCCCTGGTCTTTGAGCGGGTGGCGCAGTTTCGCGACCAGGTGGAACGATTCATGGAGGGCCAGTTGAGCGAGGAGGAGTTCCTGCCCCTGCGGCTGCAGAACGGCTTGTACCTGCAACGGCACGCCTACATGCTGCGGGTGGCGATTCCCTATGGCACCCTCAGCGCCCGGCAGATGCGCACCCTGGCGGGCATCGCCCGGGACTACGATCGCGGCTACGGACACTTCACCACGCGCCAGAACCTGCAGTTCAACTGGATCGAGCTGGCTCAGGTGCCGGACATTCTCGAGCGCCTGGCGGCGGTGGAGATGCATGCCATCCAGACCTCGGGCAACTGTGTGCGCAACATCACCACCGAGGCCTTTGCCGGGGTTGCCGCCGACGAATTGCTGGACCCGCGCCCGCTGGCGGAGATCCTGCGACAGTGGTCGACCATCAACCCGGAATTCCTGTTTCTGCCACGCAAGTTCAAGATCGCCATCTGCTCGGCGGAGCAGGACCGTGCGGCGATCATGATGCACGACATCGGTCTCTATCTGTATCGCGCCGACGACGGCCAGATGCTGTTGCGGGTGATGGTCGGCGGCGGCCTGGGGCGTACCCCGATCCTCAGTCAGCAGATCCGCGAGGGCCTGCCGTGGCAGCACCTGCTGTCCTATGTCGAGGCGGTCCTGCGGGTCTACAACCGTTACGGCCGGCGTGACAACAAGTACAAGGCGCGGATCAAGATCCTGGTCAAGGCCCTGGGCATCGAGGCTTTCGCCCGTGAGGTGGAGGAGGAGTGGCAGCACCTCAAGGATGGCCCGGCGCAGCTTACCGAGGCCGAGTACGGGCGGGTGGCCAGCGCCTTCGTGCCGCCGCGCTATGAACATCTCGGGGACGCGTGCCTGGAGTACGGCAGCCGACTGGCCGAGGAACCGGCGTTCGCCCGCTGGGTGGCGCACAACGTACAACCGCACAAGGTGCCTGGCTATGCCAGCGTGGTGCTGTCGACCAAGCCGGGCATGGCCGCGCCGCCAGGTGACGTCACCGCGCTGCAGATGGAGGCGGTGGCCGAGTGGTCCGAGTGTTTCGGCTTCGGCGAGATCCGCATCGCCCATGAGCAGAACATCGTCTTGCCGGATGTGCCCAAGTCGCAGTTGCACGAGCTGTGGCAACTGGCTTGCGACAAGGGCCTGGGCACCGCCAATGCCGGCTTGCTGACCGACATCATCGCCTGTCCCGGCGGCGACTTCTGCGCCCTGGCCAATGCCCGCTCGATTCCCATCGCCCAGGCGATCCAGCAGCGCTTCGACGACCTGGACTATGTCCATGACCTGGGGGGCATCAGCTTGAACATCTCCGGCTGCATGAATGCCTGCGGCCATCATCACATTGGCAATATCGGCATCCTGGGGGTCGACAAGAACGGCCAGGAGTGGTTCCAGGTGACCCTGGGCGGTGCCCAGGGCAGGGACAGCGCCCTGGGCAAGGTCATTGGGCCGTCTTTCAGTGCCGGGGAGATTCCCCAGGTGATCGAGCACATCATTGGCACCTTCGTGCGTTATCGCGAGAGCGATGAGCCGTTTCTCGACACCCTGCACCGCATCGGCCTGGAGCCTTTCAAGGAACGGGTCTATCCCAAGGCAGAGGAGTTGTCGGCATGA
- a CDS encoding DUF934 domain-containing protein, giving the protein MNNLLSLCEGEAQWVPDDAWSLVRGVDDPLPEGPLILPLARWLMRRIEHQPARDGVWLGPDDEVESLKPWLRLIPLVAVDFPSFRDGRGYSQAYLLRTRLGWMGELRAVGDVLRDQLSHMRQCGFDSFAIREDKCVQDALKGLAGMSVLYGRSVIEPRPLFRRR; this is encoded by the coding sequence ATGAACAATCTGCTGAGCTTGTGCGAAGGAGAAGCGCAGTGGGTGCCGGACGATGCCTGGAGCCTGGTGCGCGGGGTCGACGATCCCTTGCCCGAAGGGCCGTTGATCCTGCCGCTGGCTCGTTGGCTGATGCGCCGCATCGAGCACCAGCCGGCCCGGGATGGTGTCTGGCTGGGGCCGGATGACGAGGTGGAAAGCCTCAAGCCGTGGTTGCGCCTGATCCCGCTGGTGGCGGTGGACTTTCCCAGCTTTCGCGACGGTCGCGGCTACAGCCAGGCCTACCTGTTGCGTACCCGCCTGGGCTGGATGGGCGAGTTGCGCGCGGTGGGCGATGTGCTGCGCGACCAGCTGAGCCATATGCGCCAATGCGGCTTCGACAGTTTCGCCATACGTGAAGACAAATGTGTCCAGGACGCCCTCAAGGGCCTGGCAGGCATGAGCGTGCTGTACGGACGCTCGGTCATCGAGCCGCGGCCGCTGTTTCGGCGACGTTAA